The following are from one region of the Rhipicephalus microplus isolate Deutch F79 chromosome 1, USDA_Rmic, whole genome shotgun sequence genome:
- the LOC119160907 gene encoding uncharacterized protein LOC119160907 isoform X1 encodes MTRVLVAGDSMVKYVDQYFPSRRGLSVSVSAHRGIRIEHLLSMIADKLASFDVVIVHVGTNNTVDSVNMCMDKYRQLAQGIIESNPTLHVAFSAILPRGQNRYRQGEEQLCDVCHLNDHYRNVNAALAQLCLERGFTILDSLVDSWPGFLSRDGVHPSRLGNKVLADFLYREACALSTQLERRHIQQSYKESKASAWSGWARQEHFSINLEVDFPALGPVHCGLTLLSSHQEVG; translated from the exons ATGACGCGTGTGTTAGTAGCGGGCGATTCAATGGTGAAATACGTCGACCAGTATTTCCCATCGCGCCGTGGCTTGTCTGTTAGCGTTTCCGCACACAGAGGAATAAGGATTGAGCACTTGCTCTCAATGATTGCTGACAAGCTGGCCAGTTTTGATGTTGTCATTGTACATGTTGGCACGAACAACACTGTTGACAGTGTCAACATGTGCATGGACAAATATCGCCAGCTCGCTCAGGGAATCATCGAAAGCAATCCCACGTTGCATGTAGCTTTTTCTGCCATTCTTCCTCGGGGGCAGAATCGGTACCGCCAAGGGGAAGAACAGTTGTGTGATGTTTGTCATTTGAATGACCACTACAGGAATGTGAATGCCGCACTCGCACAGCTTTGCCTGGAGAGGGGCTTCACTATCCTGGATAGTCTTGTGGACAGCTGGCCTGGATTCCTGAGCAGGGATGGTGTCCACCCCAGCCGGCTTGGCAACAAGGTGCTGGCAGACTTCCTGTACCGTGAGGCCTGTGCCTTGTCCACCCAACTAGAGAGGAGACACATCCAACAGTCCTACAAGGAGTCCAAGGCATCTGCATGGAGTGGGTGGGCTCGGCAGGAGCACTTTTCCATCAACTTGGAAGTCGATTTTCCAGCACTTG gtccagtacattgtggactcaccctgttgtcaagtcatcaggaagttggatga
- the LOC119160907 gene encoding uncharacterized protein LOC119160907 isoform X2: MTRVLVAGDSMVKYVDQYFPSRRGLSVSVSAHRGIRIEHLLSMIADKLASFDVVIVHVGTNNTVDSVNMCMDKYRQLAQGIIESNPTLHVAFSAILPRGQNRYRQGEEQLCDVCHLNDHYRNVNAALAQLCLERGFTILDSLVDSWPGFLSRDGVHPSRLGNKVLADFLYREACALSTQLERRHIQQSYKESKASAWSPVHCGLTLLSSHQEVG; encoded by the exons ATGACGCGTGTGTTAGTAGCGGGCGATTCAATGGTGAAATACGTCGACCAGTATTTCCCATCGCGCCGTGGCTTGTCTGTTAGCGTTTCCGCACACAGAGGAATAAGGATTGAGCACTTGCTCTCAATGATTGCTGACAAGCTGGCCAGTTTTGATGTTGTCATTGTACATGTTGGCACGAACAACACTGTTGACAGTGTCAACATGTGCATGGACAAATATCGCCAGCTCGCTCAGGGAATCATCGAAAGCAATCCCACGTTGCATGTAGCTTTTTCTGCCATTCTTCCTCGGGGGCAGAATCGGTACCGCCAAGGGGAAGAACAGTTGTGTGATGTTTGTCATTTGAATGACCACTACAGGAATGTGAATGCCGCACTCGCACAGCTTTGCCTGGAGAGGGGCTTCACTATCCTGGATAGTCTTGTGGACAGCTGGCCTGGATTCCTGAGCAGGGATGGTGTCCACCCCAGCCGGCTTGGCAACAAGGTGCTGGCAGACTTCCTGTACCGTGAGGCCTGTGCCTTGTCCACCCAACTAGAGAGGAGACACATCCAACAGTCCTACAAGGAGTCCAAGGCATCTGCATGGA gtccagtacattgtggactcaccctgttgtcaagtcatcaggaagttggatga